Within the Serratia sp. UGAL515B_01 genome, the region ACAGGCCAGCCAACGTTGGCGTTGTCGATTATTTAGGCGGTCAACAAATAGAATTGTTCCGCCGGTGACAATCCCTCACTTTCCGGATGCTGATATTGTCCTTTGCGTATCATGTGAATCAATTCTATAAGATCACCTGAGCAAGTCAAACTGAGCTGCTATAACTTAGACTGCTCAAAAAATATGCTTACCGTACAAAAATTTCCGATCTCCAAACTAACCCATATAGGGAGAACATAAATGGATTCTGTATTGCTTGATATGATGCGCTCTGGTGGAAGAAATAAAGCCTGGGCCGAAACAATGGTTAATATTGAGGCCAGAAATCTGATCAACACAGCTAACTCGCTGTCCTCCTTCTATCTTCGAGATAGTTTGATCCGGATGAAGTTTATACAGGAGATTAAAGATCTCGTTGAGCAGCAGTTTGCCATCGCCCGACGTGCAAAATCAGACGAAGAGTGCATAACATGTATTAAAAATCTGAGGGTAGAAACTGAAAATCTTCAGGAACAGGACAGAATGCTGCGCACTAAAGCGGCGGCACTTTACGCCAAAGTCGAGTTCGTCCGGGAAAATAATAAAATTGTTGGGTATGTCATTTCAGCTGTTCATATTGTTGTATCAGGTGCAGCATTATTTGGCGGAATGATCATGATGTCGACAATGACTCCCATTGGAGTAATTGCCGGGGCAATACTTTTCGTTGATGGTATTAATGGGATAACAAAAGAGGCTAGTCATCTTCGTTACGGAGATCAATTCAAGTCAGAGGGAATATTTGCAGACAGTTCTATGAAAACTGCTAAG harbors:
- a CDS encoding DUF4225 domain-containing protein — its product is MDSVLLDMMRSGGRNKAWAETMVNIEARNLINTANSLSSFYLRDSLIRMKFIQEIKDLVEQQFAIARRAKSDEECITCIKNLRVETENLQEQDRMLRTKAAALYAKVEFVRENNKIVGYVISAVHIVVSGAALFGGMIMMSTMTPIGVIAGAILFVDGINGITKEASHLRYGDQFKSEGIFADSSMKTAKYMGFKPESGLAFYNAVTLSASVYSIFGLAKKPGAWRLFRWLPRDYYRKVETMSRPKLTMKIVGYGVKAKVIFDLLATENN